Below is a genomic region from Mycoplasma phocoeninasale.
AACTACCCCTTTAACTTAGGGCCTTTAGGCGGCAAGCTTCTCTTATGGGCAGTTTTTTTGTATAAATCTTGGATTCGATTAGATATTTCTTTTGAAACTAAATTTTTATCTCTTTTTCAAAGTTCAAATTCCTCATAGCTAAATCCTAATTCAGATTCATCGTCTTGATTTTCTAACAAATTAGCTGATGGTTTTTTGTTTATTATTTCGCTTGGAATATTAAGGATTTTTGCTAGAGCATATACATCGCTTTTTTTAATATTGGCAAATGGCAGAAGGTCGCATCCTCCATCTCCATATTTTGTAAAATATCCTAAATAATATTCATCAAAATTGTCAGTTCCCAAAACAAGGGTATTTTTATCCTGACTTAATGCATATATTGAGGTCATATATAAACGAGATTTAAGATTTGCTAAACTCGTTTGAGTTTGTATTTCTAAAGTATT
It encodes:
- the nadE gene encoding NAD(+) synthase; amino-acid sequence: MKTINNFNNPELTKKETKIYQSYINKLKNWLIQKNSLAKTNGISLGISGGIDSAVLATVAKLSFPNNANFYYFKTKEDKYTEKHINLLEKTLQQTIKRIDLTSHFNDLKNTLEIQTQTSLANLKSRLYMTSIYALSQDKNTLVLGTDNFDEYYLGYFTKYGDGGCDLLPFANIKKSDVYALAKILNIPSEIINKKPSANLLENQDDESELGFSYEEFELWKRDKNLVSKEISNRIQDLYKKTAHKRSLPPKGPKLKG